ACGGATCGGGCGCGGCCATGTGATGCGCGTCGGCGGAGAGCCCCCATCCGGCGGCCTCGCAGTAGATCCGCGCACCCCGGGCCCGGGCGTGCTCCTCGGCCTCGAGTACGAGCACCCCCGCGCCCTCCCCGTTCACGAACCCGTCCCGGTCCTTGGCGAACGGCCGCGAGGGTGACCCGTCGGCCAACCCCGCCTGGGACAGGGCCCGCATGGAGGCGAACGAGGCCATGATCGCCGGCGTGACGACAGCTTCGGCGCCACCCGCGAGAGCGAGGTCGACCCGGCCGTACCGTATGCGGTCGATGGCCTGCCCGATCGCCTCGGTCCCGGAGGCGCAGGCGCTGGTGACGGTCCGTGCCTCGCCGGTGATGTGCAGGTCGAGGGAGACCTGGGAGGCGGCCTGTGAGGGCACGGTCATGGGTGTGGTGAGGGGTGAGACCCCACGCGGCCCCTTGTCCCGCAGCTTCCGGTCCCCGCCCACGAGCACGGACGCGTCCCCGAGAATCGCCCCGAGGCTCACCCCCACCCGAGCCGGGTCGAGCCCGCTCTCGACCGTCCCGCCCTCCACGAACCCGGCATCTCCCCAGGCCTCCCGCGCGGCCAGCACGGCGAACTGGGCGGCACGGTTCATCCGCCGGGCGGCGGCGCGGGGCAGCAGCGTGAGGGGATCGACGGGCACGGTCCCGGCCACCCGCACCGGCAGCTCACGGAACTCCTCGTCGTCCAACTCCCGTATCCCGTGCCGCCCGTCGAGCAGCCCACGCCACAGCTCGTCGACCCCGACACCGAGCGGAGTGACGGCCCCGAGCCCGGTGACGACGACCCGCCGGGGTCCGGAGGCGGCGGCCTCACGCACAGGCCGAGGGTGATGCCGTACGACGAACCCCTCCCGGTCCGCGTCGGCGGCCCACCGCCGCACGTCACGGTCGGAGGCGGGCGC
Above is a window of Streptomyces sp. NBC_00490 DNA encoding:
- a CDS encoding beta-ketoacyl-[acyl-carrier-protein] synthase family protein, producing MSKSSENPQVPINPHPVSAAEVIPGDLVALAPEDVEAPRWYVVTHTLPESPETIRLTLRPPLGGVDRDEVLGRERPVTVACRRMDVAGVPRLSTPPLDDVEFRDGDRVGSLRAVDPGAVEVTFVRRWGVWHRDLDHCADAPASDRDVRRWAADADREGFVVRHHPRPVREAAASGPRRVVVTGLGAVTPLGVGVDELWRGLLDGRHGIRELDDEEFRELPVRVAGTVPVDPLTLLPRAAARRMNRAAQFAVLAAREAWGDAGFVEGGTVESGLDPARVGVSLGAILGDASVLVGGDRKLRDKGPRGVSPLTTPMTVPSQAASQVSLDLHITGEARTVTSACASGTEAIGQAIDRIRYGRVDLALAGGAEAVVTPAIMASFASMRALSQAGLADGSPSRPFAKDRDGFVNGEGAGVLVLEAEEHARARGARIYCEAAGWGLSADAHHMAAPDPSGSGVALAVRRAVRDAGGYVVDVVHVNAHATATVEGDLAEAGALRAVLGRRSVPVTALKGHLGHLQGAAGGVEAIAAVLTLHHGVVPPTVGCREVDDAVGLDVVLGEPRELPADGDLALSNSFGFGGHNAVLALRRLGLA